The following coding sequences are from one Anabas testudineus chromosome 16, fAnaTes1.2, whole genome shotgun sequence window:
- the nrsn1 gene encoding neurensin-1, whose protein sequence is MTSCSEICGSEYGEQAQGSGNYQQYGVRSYLHQFYEECTASIWERDEDFQIQRSPSRWSSLLWKVCLVFGTLILFAGLIVVSVGYATPPRIEAFGEDDLLFVDSHAVSFNRALDVCKLTGAVLFCVGGTSMAVGLLLSAFAKSYSKEELYLQQKFKERLADLHATVGNPIMRAPTPGEGKVPVTLSKVQNIQPSTTKSET, encoded by the exons ATGACGTCTTGCTCAGAGATCTGCGGGTCGGAGTATGGAGAACAAGCCCAAGGGAGCGGGAACTACCAGCAGTACGGAGTCCGCTCCTACCTACACCag TTTTACGAGGAGTGCACGGCTTCTATCTGGGAACGCGATGAAGATTTTCAGATTCAGAGATCGCCTAGCAGGTGGAGCTCTTTACTCTGGAAG GTCTGTCTCGTGTTCGGCACCCTGATCTTGTTTGCAGGCCTCATTGTTGTGTCTGTGGGTTATGCCACTCCACCCAGGATCGAGGCATTTGGCGAGGACGATCTCCTTTTTGTCGACAG TCATGCTGTTAGTTTCAACCGTGCACTGGACGTTTGTAAGCTGACTGGAGCTGTGCTGTTCTGTGTGGGAGGAACCTCTATGGCTGTGGGTCTCTTATTGTCTGCCTTTGCCAAAAGCTACTCCAAAGAAGAACTGTATCTGCAGCAGAAGTTTAAGGAGAGGTTGGCAGATCTGCACGCAACAGTCG GTAACCCCATAATGAGAGCACCAACCCCCGGGGAGGGCAAAGTGCCCGTCACACTTTCCAAAGTCCAGAACATTCAGCCATCAACCACAAAGTCGGAGACCTGA